One Desulfatiglans sp. DNA segment encodes these proteins:
- a CDS encoding TonB-dependent receptor, translating to MKALNRITLLKHILLILPAFSLLFFCGAAFGQEEKKASEDEFTLEEIVVTAEFREKALQDTPLAITAYSADSMEMRNQTSIEQLTMQAPNVSLRPGNAGYGSALTAFVRGVGQVDFNPSVEEGVGIYVDDVYYATITGNILDLLDLERVEVLRGPQGTLAGRNALGGAIKLFSRKPEGKDEGFFSTTFGKFDRLDIRGAADFAITDNLFMRIAGISKSRDGYVTRYDYKCMHPESALPTLITGASCVLGTEGGESVTAGRLSLRWIPNDKLEVNFSTNIVNDKSEAQPSVLISAMDNGGSNFPWYSPNGPVSPPFASTIPNNPRFNPTSGVSIPVFYDANHNGVYDAGIDVPHDNRFATPGTYYNYSTYIDTGYYTPDPLFQGGNPGEDLNNYKPVVIPPINHLESRDYTLSIDYEINENVALKSITAYREYTNIFGHDVDGSPLTIQLLQERMVHEQWTQELRLNATLFDGYADTTLGLFYLDKETNEDARVDLAYAGLDFLHGPDITPSTSKAIYGQASLHLTDRMDLTLGARYTKDKKSYTWHRHNPDGTLPQAQTTFWFWEYGNPANSGVAGLDGTSTSYGSNNFDYRIALDYDITEKVMVYGQIATGYRMGGNNARPFFRTQAEGYSFDPEELTNYEVGIKSTLFNQLRLNASAFYNEYKDIQLFVTLCDWAPPGQQEPCGAQRNVGDAEVKGLELEGVWQPTRSFLADFSFNYLDYEYTKVDPLADVDPDGMALYTPEFKWNVGAQYRWFLGKWGDLTYRADIAWQDEMQTNPNNIPGTTIDSYYLVNTRLTWRSDDLKWQASLECNNVFDKYYYQTIFGLVDDAGINNAQPGRPAEWAFTIKRTWYFD from the coding sequence ATGAAAGCATTAAACCGGATTACGTTGTTAAAACACATTTTACTAATTTTACCTGCCTTCAGCCTGCTTTTTTTCTGCGGGGCAGCATTTGGACAGGAAGAAAAAAAGGCTTCCGAAGATGAATTCACACTTGAAGAGATAGTGGTAACCGCTGAATTCCGTGAGAAGGCATTACAGGATACGCCTCTTGCTATAACCGCATACAGTGCAGATTCAATGGAAATGAGGAATCAGACTTCCATAGAACAACTCACTATGCAGGCGCCGAATGTATCACTCAGACCTGGAAATGCAGGTTATGGAAGCGCTCTCACTGCCTTCGTGAGAGGCGTTGGGCAGGTTGACTTCAACCCTTCGGTGGAGGAGGGTGTAGGCATCTATGTGGATGATGTCTATTATGCAACCATTACAGGGAATATCCTGGACCTCCTTGACCTGGAGCGTGTCGAGGTTTTACGCGGCCCCCAGGGTACTCTGGCCGGTCGAAATGCACTTGGTGGCGCTATTAAACTCTTTTCACGTAAACCGGAAGGCAAGGATGAAGGTTTTTTCTCAACAACATTTGGAAAATTTGATCGTCTGGATATCAGAGGAGCAGCTGATTTCGCGATCACTGATAATCTTTTTATGCGTATTGCCGGTATCTCTAAATCAAGGGACGGTTATGTTACACGCTATGATTATAAATGCATGCACCCTGAAAGCGCTTTACCTACACTTATAACAGGTGCAAGCTGTGTGCTTGGAACTGAGGGCGGAGAAAGCGTAACAGCCGGACGTTTAAGCCTGCGCTGGATACCTAATGACAAGTTAGAAGTCAATTTTTCAACCAATATAGTAAACGATAAGTCAGAGGCTCAACCAAGTGTACTTATTAGTGCGATGGATAATGGGGGATCGAATTTTCCATGGTATTCACCAAATGGACCTGTGTCTCCTCCATTTGCCAGCACTATCCCCAATAACCCGCGCTTTAATCCTACTTCCGGTGTAAGTATACCTGTTTTTTATGATGCCAATCATAACGGGGTTTACGATGCCGGAATTGATGTTCCCCATGACAACCGATTTGCAACTCCAGGAACATATTACAACTATTCAACATACATAGACACCGGTTACTATACGCCTGATCCGCTTTTCCAGGGCGGCAATCCCGGAGAGGATCTTAACAATTACAAACCCGTTGTTATTCCTCCTATAAATCACCTGGAATCCAGGGATTACACACTGAGCATTGACTATGAAATAAACGAAAATGTTGCCCTTAAGTCAATTACCGCATACCGTGAATACACCAATATTTTTGGCCATGACGTAGACGGGTCACCTCTTACAATACAATTGCTGCAGGAGAGGATGGTCCATGAGCAGTGGACACAGGAACTCAGGTTAAACGCGACCCTTTTTGACGGCTATGCTGATACAACCTTGGGTTTATTCTACCTTGACAAGGAGACCAATGAGGATGCCCGTGTGGATTTAGCCTATGCCGGATTAGACTTTCTTCACGGACCTGACATAACGCCGTCAACCAGCAAAGCTATATACGGGCAGGCAAGCCTTCATTTGACCGACCGCATGGATCTGACACTTGGCGCCCGTTATACAAAGGATAAAAAGAGTTATACCTGGCATCGTCATAACCCGGACGGCACATTGCCCCAGGCGCAGACTACCTTCTGGTTCTGGGAATATGGTAATCCGGCAAACAGTGGTGTCGCAGGTTTGGATGGAACATCAACCTCTTATGGCAGCAACAATTTTGATTATCGTATAGCCCTTGATTATGATATTACAGAGAAGGTCATGGTATATGGCCAGATTGCAACCGGATACAGAATGGGTGGTAACAACGCACGTCCATTTTTCCGCACTCAGGCAGAAGGTTACTCTTTTGATCCTGAAGAACTTACTAACTATGAAGTGGGTATCAAGAGCACACTTTTTAACCAGCTGCGCCTGAATGCGTCGGCATTTTATAATGAGTATAAAGATATCCAACTGTTTGTAACCCTGTGCGACTGGGCCCCGCCTGGTCAACAGGAGCCATGTGGAGCGCAGAGAAATGTTGGCGACGCAGAGGTAAAGGGACTTGAATTGGAAGGTGTATGGCAGCCAACAAGGTCTTTTTTGGCTGATTTCTCATTTAACTATTTAGATTATGAGTATACCAAGGTGGATCCACTTGCAGATGTTGATCCGGATGGTATGGCACTGTATACACCTGAATTTAAATGGAACGTTGGTGCACAATACAGGTGGTTCCTTGGTAAATGGGGAGATTTGACCTACCGTGCTGATATAGCATGGCAGGACGAAATGCAGACAAACCCGAATAACATCCCGGGAACAACCATTGACAGCTATTACCTTGTTAACACACGATTGACATGGCGTTCAGATGATCTGAAATGGCAGGCCAGCCTGGAATGCAACAATGTATTTGATAAATACTATTATCAGACCATTTTTGGTCTTGTTGATGATGCAGGCATTAACAATGCCCAGCCTGGAAGGCCGGCAGAATGGGCCTTTACTATTAAACGTACATGGTATTTTGATTAG
- a CDS encoding veratrol--corrinoid protein metyltransferase, which translates to MAVHLTEKENFFRVARGEMPEYVPVVSKKSLNDPPLMAICDPAIIGDFRGPKGGFDPWGVPFVVSDAVDFTAMPKASDFILTDITKWREVIKAPDYSGFDWEAAAKADWAKYIKDPDVTSLTISGFADIFQQFVGMMGFTQALMALYEEPEEVEALFDYMLEHALYITKNIVHYYKPDGYYLLDDTATQMNSFISPALFDELLVPRYKKCLDIARDAGIPIFYHNCGKCEKLLPSMVEIGVAVWDPAQTMNDLPAIKKRFGRSLAINGGFEYMMPDTWPAFDEEEVRNEVRKTFDMLAPDGGFLFNGGVKSLNFRDPDVQRINAVIVDEAEKLSKQFYR; encoded by the coding sequence ATGGCAGTACATTTGACAGAAAAAGAAAATTTTTTTCGGGTGGCACGGGGTGAAATGCCTGAGTATGTGCCCGTTGTATCTAAAAAATCATTAAATGATCCGCCGCTTATGGCGATCTGTGACCCGGCAATAATAGGCGATTTTCGCGGCCCAAAGGGAGGGTTTGATCCCTGGGGTGTCCCCTTTGTTGTGAGCGATGCAGTAGATTTTACAGCAATGCCAAAGGCAAGTGATTTTATACTCACCGATATTACAAAATGGAGAGAGGTGATAAAGGCCCCTGATTATTCAGGGTTTGACTGGGAGGCCGCTGCAAAGGCGGACTGGGCAAAGTACATAAAAGATCCTGATGTAACATCCCTTACCATCAGCGGATTCGCTGATATCTTTCAGCAGTTTGTGGGCATGATGGGTTTTACTCAGGCATTAATGGCATTATATGAGGAGCCGGAAGAGGTTGAGGCGCTGTTTGACTACATGCTTGAGCACGCCCTTTATATAACAAAAAATATTGTCCACTATTATAAACCGGATGGTTACTACCTGCTTGATGATACAGCAACCCAGATGAACTCATTTATATCCCCGGCCTTGTTTGATGAACTGCTTGTGCCCAGGTATAAAAAATGCCTTGATATAGCTCGTGATGCGGGCATACCGATCTTTTATCATAATTGCGGCAAGTGCGAAAAACTGCTGCCCTCTATGGTAGAAATTGGTGTGGCAGTGTGGGACCCGGCACAGACAATGAATGATCTTCCGGCCATTAAAAAGAGGTTCGGACGCAGCCTTGCGATTAATGGCGGTTTTGAATATATGATGCCTGACACATGGCCCGCGTTTGATGAGGAGGAGGTAAGAAATGAGGTCAGAAAGACCTTTGATATGCTTGCTCCTGATGGTGGATTTTTATTTAATGGCGGCGTGAAGTCACTGAACTTTAGAGACCCTGATGTCCAGAGGATAAATGCGGTTATTGTTGACGAAGCAGAAAAGCTCAGCAAACAGTTTTACAGGTAG
- a CDS encoding VOC family protein has translation MNVFRRFEADPEAMYNFYGKALGFKQLMTFNIGAKTDVARFQVGDSQLKLSGIVPNRTYKRGEIKDATGVRLLTFFFTDRHALEERFRTQGLPVPVFEPIAGTSRSHTFLKDPDGQWVELVIVPDSEKAACMGIEVGLSVSDIEKSRAFYREFVGLEEMPPEDDPVFHVKKYSYQHGSTIISLRCFGPGLPADTGSGGIQYVVSNAEAVQNLAKERNVVIDQPLSTLPGFSLLTVWLDDPDGITNYFAQVGAMEKK, from the coding sequence ATGAATGTTTTCAGACGCTTTGAGGCAGATCCTGAGGCCATGTATAATTTTTACGGAAAGGCGCTTGGTTTCAAACAGCTAATGACATTCAATATTGGCGCAAAGACCGATGTGGCAAGGTTCCAGGTGGGTGACTCCCAGCTAAAGCTTTCAGGTATTGTCCCAAACCGCACGTATAAGCGCGGTGAAATAAAGGATGCAACCGGTGTACGTCTCCTGACATTTTTTTTTACAGACAGGCATGCCCTTGAAGAGAGGTTCAGGACTCAGGGGCTTCCGGTACCGGTCTTCGAACCCATAGCCGGAACATCCAGAAGTCACACTTTCTTAAAAGACCCTGACGGCCAGTGGGTTGAGCTTGTTATTGTGCCAGATTCAGAGAAGGCAGCCTGCATGGGGATTGAGGTCGGGTTATCGGTTTCAGATATTGAAAAGAGCAGGGCCTTTTACCGGGAATTTGTGGGCCTTGAAGAGATGCCACCAGAAGATGACCCGGTTTTTCATGTGAAAAAATACTCCTATCAACACGGTTCTACCATAATAAGCCTTCGCTGTTTCGGTCCAGGCCTGCCTGCTGATACCGGAAGCGGCGGCATACAGTATGTTGTCTCTAACGCTGAAGCAGTACAAAACCTGGCAAAGGAGCGCAATGTTGTTATTGATCAGCCGCTCAGCACACTTCCCGGGTTTTCATTGTTAACAGTATGGCTTGATGACCCTGACGGCATAACAAATTATTTTGCACAGGTTGGTGCAATGGAAAAAAAATAA
- a CDS encoding DUF2959 domain-containing protein yields MEKMGIHKRDILVDRVEDARDAQAEAQTQFKSALEQFSSVVQVENTDLKAAYEKLNSEYEESEAAAKNVTDRIDKVRTVADALFREWEEELELYESAELKKSSKTQLLKTKEQYNKMLQSMIKAESSMAPVLRTFRDNVLYLKHNLNAQAIGSLRVEFKTLKEEIDKLIAKMNDSIATSNSFISNLEK; encoded by the coding sequence ATGGAAAAGATGGGCATACATAAGAGGGATATCCTTGTTGACAGGGTCGAGGATGCGAGGGATGCCCAGGCAGAGGCACAGACCCAGTTTAAATCTGCCCTTGAACAGTTTAGCTCGGTTGTCCAGGTTGAAAATACAGATTTGAAAGCGGCCTATGAAAAGCTCAACTCGGAATATGAAGAGAGCGAAGCCGCAGCTAAAAATGTTACCGATCGTATAGACAAGGTAAGAACCGTTGCTGATGCCCTTTTCAGGGAATGGGAGGAGGAGCTTGAATTATATGAAAGCGCGGAGCTTAAAAAATCCAGTAAAACCCAGTTACTTAAGACAAAGGAACAGTACAATAAAATGCTGCAAAGTATGATCAAGGCGGAATCCAGTATGGCACCGGTTCTGCGCACATTCCGTGACAATGTGCTGTACCTGAAGCATAACCTTAATGCGCAGGCGATCGGTTCTTTGCGTGTTGAATTCAAGACATTAAAGGAAGAGATAGATAAACTGATTGCAAAGATGAACGACTCAATAGCGACATCAAACAGCTTTATCTCAAATCTTGAAAAGTAA
- a CDS encoding glucose 1-dehydrogenase, protein MTDRGIFDLAGKTALVTGASRGLGRAIATVLAQYGADVACVGRDMKACEITLKQVRVHGRKALALKADMTSEEDIKRMVNDAIVEFGRIDILVNNAGIAAGFGRIHEINTGEWDFNIDVNLRGPFLCMKYTIPHMLKNKGGSIINISSVASIRAEVPEIGSTSYGASKAAINNLTRVAAMQYAKDNIRINAIAPGMHRSEIGKSGKTEEEIKALDKWLDDYCAEWIPMGRIGEAEELSGLVLLLASNASSYITGQIICQDGGKTARQ, encoded by the coding sequence ATGACTGATAGAGGTATATTTGATTTGGCTGGTAAAACAGCCCTTGTTACAGGGGCGAGTCGTGGTTTAGGAAGGGCAATTGCAACTGTCCTTGCACAATACGGGGCTGATGTAGCATGTGTGGGCCGTGACATGAAGGCATGCGAGATAACCCTGAAACAGGTGCGCGTCCACGGGCGAAAGGCCCTTGCACTCAAGGCAGATATGACATCCGAGGAAGATATTAAAAGGATGGTGAATGATGCAATCGTTGAATTCGGCAGGATCGATATCCTCGTAAACAACGCAGGCATTGCCGCAGGTTTCGGCAGGATACATGAGATAAATACAGGCGAATGGGACTTTAATATAGATGTTAATCTCAGGGGCCCGTTCCTTTGCATGAAATATACTATCCCGCATATGCTTAAGAATAAAGGGGGTTCTATAATAAATATCTCTTCTGTTGCCAGCATAAGGGCAGAGGTGCCTGAGATAGGTTCTACCTCATACGGCGCTTCAAAGGCGGCAATAAACAACCTGACACGGGTGGCTGCCATGCAATATGCAAAGGATAATATCAGGATAAATGCCATCGCGCCAGGCATGCACAGGTCAGAGATTGGCAAGTCAGGTAAAACCGAAGAGGAGATAAAGGCCCTGGATAAGTGGCTTGATGATTACTGCGCTGAATGGATACCCATGGGCAGGATAGGGGAGGCAGAGGAGCTCTCAGGGCTTGTGCTCTTGCTTGCCTCAAATGCGTCCAGTTATATCACAGGGCAGATCATATGCCAGGATGGCGGCAAGACTGCAAGGCAGTAA
- a CDS encoding transporter — translation MFSQIKKWVSPLAIIIGILCYRPLDHISFLLPGMLFLMIFFSYCNMSIKEMRFSTMHLVMISLQIFLGIVAYLIIRPFSVPTAEAMLICIMAPTAIASTVVLSMIGGNMALLTLYTLIGNVLVALLLPVLLPLLGISADLSYIKSLFYILKQLFPMLVVPLILALSLARIFPKIHICIRKRPFISFYLYFIAFAVLIGRSVSYFMDYDDGKYTEVIIIAGGSLIACIFQYWLGRRIGNMYGERITGGQAMGHKNTILAIWIAQSFLHPLASIAPVAYIIWQAVFNGYQVWMCQRRHYKG, via the coding sequence ATGTTCAGTCAAATCAAAAAATGGGTCTCGCCGCTTGCTATTATTATCGGGATATTATGTTACAGGCCTCTTGACCATATCTCATTTTTACTGCCCGGTATGCTCTTTCTGATGATATTTTTTTCCTATTGCAACATGTCCATTAAAGAGATGAGATTCAGCACTATGCATCTTGTCATGATATCATTACAGATTTTTCTGGGGATAGTTGCCTATCTTATAATCAGGCCATTCAGCGTACCAACTGCTGAAGCCATGCTGATATGCATAATGGCCCCCACAGCAATCGCCTCAACCGTGGTGCTCTCAATGATTGGGGGCAATATGGCACTGTTAACCCTCTACACCCTGATAGGAAATGTGCTTGTTGCCCTGCTTCTGCCTGTTCTGCTTCCTTTGCTGGGTATCAGCGCTGATTTGTCCTATATCAAATCTCTGTTTTATATATTGAAACAACTGTTTCCAATGCTTGTTGTGCCGCTTATCCTGGCGTTGTCTCTTGCAAGGATATTTCCAAAGATTCACATTTGCATTCGTAAAAGGCCTTTCATATCATTTTATCTCTATTTTATTGCCTTTGCAGTGTTGATAGGGCGGTCAGTCAGCTATTTTATGGATTATGATGATGGAAAATATACAGAGGTTATCATTATTGCAGGCGGGTCATTAATCGCCTGCATATTTCAATACTGGCTTGGCCGCAGGATAGGAAATATGTATGGAGAAAGAATAACAGGCGGGCAGGCAATGGGGCACAAGAATACTATTCTGGCCATCTGGATAGCGCAATCCTTCCTGCACCCGCTCGCATCAATTGCGCCTGTTGCATATATCATCTGGCAGGCTGTTTTTAACGGATACCAGGTCTGGATGTGTCAGCGTCGGCACTATAAAGGATAG
- a CDS encoding esterase, with protein sequence MKHKDSLINIIITLIAVMVFLTLPANIYAQAKKPAFPQAPAIKSPEVLSDKSITFRILAPEATKVGLQSSDIFGMTPGNLQFTKNSEGVWEGKTVPLAPGAYRYTFTVDGASVVDPNNTSISESNNNVWSLVYVPGADFMEMKQVPHGAVAEVYYYSKTLNRHRRMHIYTPPGYEAGSKKYPVFYLLHGAMDCDDSWSTVGRAGFIIDNLINDKKAKPMVVVMPAGHTTKNFSMGGGVNNMVDDFSNDFINDIMPYVENNYRVLTDRGNRAIAGLSMGGMQTLNITMKDLSKFAYIGVYSSGIFGLGNTMPGQNSSPSFEEQYKNMLDNSDLKKGLKLIWFATGTEDFLIETTRASVEMLKKHGFSPVYKETDGGHTWAKWRDYLVEFTPQLFK encoded by the coding sequence ATGAAACACAAAGATTCATTGATTAACATCATTATTACATTGATCGCGGTTATGGTATTTTTAACCCTGCCTGCCAACATTTATGCCCAGGCTAAAAAACCTGCCTTTCCGCAGGCGCCGGCAATCAAATCCCCAGAAGTACTATCAGACAAAAGCATAACATTCAGGATACTGGCCCCTGAGGCGACAAAGGTGGGGTTACAGAGCTCAGATATATTTGGAATGACCCCTGGAAATCTACAGTTTACTAAAAACAGTGAAGGCGTGTGGGAAGGAAAGACTGTGCCTCTTGCACCAGGGGCCTACAGGTACACATTTACAGTGGATGGGGCATCTGTTGTTGACCCGAATAACACATCAATAAGTGAGTCAAACAATAATGTCTGGAGCCTGGTCTATGTGCCTGGGGCAGATTTTATGGAGATGAAACAGGTGCCCCACGGCGCTGTTGCAGAGGTTTACTACTACTCAAAAACCCTTAACAGGCACCGCCGCATGCACATATACACCCCTCCTGGATACGAGGCAGGCAGTAAAAAGTACCCGGTTTTTTACCTTCTTCACGGCGCAATGGATTGTGATGACTCATGGAGCACAGTTGGCAGGGCAGGATTTATCATTGATAATCTTATTAATGATAAAAAGGCAAAACCCATGGTTGTAGTTATGCCTGCCGGTCATACAACAAAGAATTTCAGTATGGGTGGCGGTGTCAACAATATGGTTGATGATTTTTCAAACGACTTCATAAATGACATAATGCCCTATGTAGAAAATAATTACCGTGTGTTAACAGACCGAGGCAACAGGGCTATAGCCGGTCTATCCATGGGCGGCATGCAAACCCTTAATATTACGATGAAAGATCTGAGTAAATTCGCATATATCGGGGTATACAGCTCTGGTATATTCGGCCTTGGAAATACCATGCCTGGTCAAAACTCTTCTCCGAGCTTTGAAGAACAATACAAAAACATGCTTGATAACAGTGATCTAAAAAAGGGTCTTAAACTGATCTGGTTTGCAACAGGCACAGAGGATTTTTTAATAGAGACAACCAGGGCATCAGTAGAAATGTTAAAGAAACACGGGTTTTCACCTGTATATAAAGAGACGGACGGCGGCCATACATGGGCAAAATGGCGTGATTATCTTGTTGAATTTACTCCTCAATTATTTAAATAA
- a CDS encoding acetoacetate decarboxylase family protein, translated as MKIRNLCFVLTAISTLIVFSLTGFAQDKKDAPKRADFIPSPIFSPVYPPLPHHFSDVYTIQILCKAPKGALKRATMPPMEPVGDEETFILLLGWTQDVEKGGYNVHEVAINAPVKWKDKVGNTTLIEYIDSDMGLIAGREIYGWPKKMAEITWTKTQTGWMVVVNKMKDQGSVPLMKIEYTVSKNLPEVKWPDMGPVLLVRRIPPASLSTPSINQMICLGCDTPQASVGPLEAAPGPDDTRGTATVQFFDGPHDPLTFLGPTKVLDAKMTSLKGEMPFGLGLDGTKVVEQWEE; from the coding sequence ATGAAAATCAGGAATCTATGTTTTGTTTTAACTGCTATCTCTACTCTTATTGTCTTTTCTTTAACAGGGTTTGCCCAGGATAAAAAGGATGCGCCGAAACGGGCCGATTTTATCCCTTCTCCTATTTTTTCACCTGTATATCCGCCTCTTCCACACCATTTCAGCGATGTTTATACTATCCAGATCCTGTGCAAGGCGCCAAAAGGTGCACTCAAGAGGGCAACCATGCCGCCTATGGAACCGGTCGGTGACGAAGAGACCTTTATCCTTCTTTTGGGCTGGACACAGGATGTGGAAAAGGGCGGGTACAATGTGCATGAGGTGGCAATAAACGCCCCTGTAAAATGGAAAGACAAGGTTGGTAATACCACGCTTATAGAATATATTGACAGTGACATGGGCTTGATTGCCGGCCGTGAGATCTACGGATGGCCGAAAAAGATGGCTGAAATAACCTGGACAAAGACCCAGACAGGATGGATGGTTGTAGTCAACAAGATGAAGGATCAGGGAAGTGTACCTCTCATGAAGATAGAATACACTGTATCCAAAAATCTGCCCGAAGTAAAATGGCCGGACATGGGGCCGGTTCTTCTGGTAAGACGCATCCCGCCAGCATCCTTATCCACTCCTTCAATAAATCAGATGATCTGCCTTGGCTGTGACACACCTCAGGCGAGTGTCGGGCCGCTTGAAGCAGCACCAGGACCGGATGATACAAGGGGTACTGCCACAGTCCAGTTCTTTGACGGCCCTCATGACCCGCTTACTTTTTTAGGCCCAACCAAGGTGCTTGATGCAAAGATGACAAGTCTGAAGGGGGAGATGCCCTTCGGGTTGGGTCTGGATGGGACGAAGGTAGTTGAGCAGTGGGAAGAATAA
- a CDS encoding glycosyltransferase, which yields MVKNYNEQIMGKLLPTKSILAIGVTAWAIFLLGIRVWFAWHYRPYKPACDKKLPVVTVIIPAYNEGAQVLHTVRSVVASDYPPEKMQIICVDDGSKDDTWDWMQKAKKEFPHRVKLIRQPFNSGKRLALREGFINGKGSVFVTIDSDSEILPDTLRHMVSPFVLDPRVGGVAGNVRVLNTAESAIPKMLEVSFAYAFDFIRSGQSVYGGVFCTPGALSAYRADVVRANLTTWINQTFMGKRATIGEDRALTNLILRMGYRVVYQRKAVVNTKIPAAYTGLRKMLLRWARSNVRENLVMFSFITKRFRPYDSGSNWIRLFSVTQLFRLTFGEACKFAVLAQMLMNPVPTLILISAGCLVSAILPSIIYQKQHHSMFGWHWALPFSFYWIFALSWIPLWGLVTAARTGWLTRETVITPDPKKQLNIPQPHRVRSMVSKAA from the coding sequence TTGGTAAAAAACTACAACGAACAGATCATGGGCAAATTGTTGCCCACAAAAAGTATTCTCGCCATTGGCGTAACTGCATGGGCCATCTTTTTATTAGGGATAAGGGTTTGGTTTGCATGGCATTACAGGCCATACAAACCTGCATGCGATAAAAAACTGCCGGTGGTAACAGTTATTATTCCTGCTTATAATGAGGGGGCTCAGGTTTTACACACTGTAAGGTCTGTTGTAGCCAGTGATTATCCCCCTGAAAAAATGCAGATCATCTGCGTTGACGACGGTTCAAAGGATGATACATGGGATTGGATGCAGAAGGCAAAAAAGGAATTCCCTCACAGGGTAAAGCTGATAAGGCAACCCTTTAACAGCGGTAAGAGGCTTGCGCTGAGAGAAGGCTTTATCAATGGGAAGGGATCAGTATTTGTTACCATAGATTCTGACTCTGAGATTTTACCTGATACCCTTCGTCATATGGTTAGCCCATTTGTGCTGGACCCGCGTGTAGGCGGGGTTGCCGGTAATGTCAGGGTACTCAACACTGCAGAAAGTGCGATTCCCAAGATGCTTGAGGTATCGTTTGCCTATGCCTTTGACTTTATACGTTCAGGACAGAGTGTATATGGCGGCGTTTTCTGTACACCTGGCGCACTTTCAGCATATCGTGCTGATGTGGTAAGGGCAAACCTCACCACATGGATCAACCAGACCTTCATGGGTAAACGTGCAACCATTGGTGAAGACAGGGCGCTTACCAACCTGATCCTTCGCATGGGTTATCGTGTAGTTTATCAGAGAAAGGCAGTAGTAAATACCAAGATACCCGCCGCATATACAGGATTAAGAAAGATGCTGCTCAGATGGGCACGCAGCAATGTAAGGGAAAATCTTGTTATGTTTTCATTCATAACAAAACGTTTCCGCCCTTATGACTCAGGAAGCAACTGGATACGTTTGTTCAGTGTTACACAACTCTTCCGCCTGACATTTGGCGAGGCATGTAAATTCGCAGTGCTTGCACAGATGCTGATGAACCCTGTTCCCACCCTGATACTTATATCTGCTGGCTGCCTGGTAAGCGCCATACTTCCATCTATTATATATCAGAAACAACATCACAGTATGTTCGGATGGCATTGGGCTCTTCCCTTCTCCTTTTACTGGATATTCGCCTTGAGCTGGATACCTCTCTGGGGACTAGTAACCGCGGCACGTACAGGCTGGCTTACCCGTGAGACAGTTATCACTCCTGACCCGAAAAAGCAGCTCAATATACCTCAGCCCCATCGTGTCAGAAGCATGGTTTCAAAGGCTGCATAG
- a CDS encoding 4Fe-4S binding protein → MAKDKNKVPDNTEKKEFSRRDFLAIGGAAVAGSALAVCAPLPSEAQEKTEYPLSAKYLICDSKNCAGCYGCMIACSIVHEGQANLSLARIQVHRSVLESYPADIQINTCRQCPEPLCVINCPTGACHISKENGNVRMINADECIGCKTCINSCPVIPHRPIWNHVTGKAIKCDLCTDTPYYNKKGGINGSQACVEACVANALKVVTELPDQKDISGYDRNLQPPRKPMPNFMGAPKAKAKQE, encoded by the coding sequence ATGGCTAAAGACAAAAATAAGGTACCCGATAATACGGAAAAAAAGGAGTTCTCAAGGCGCGATTTTCTGGCCATTGGAGGGGCTGCTGTAGCTGGCAGCGCCCTTGCAGTCTGTGCTCCACTACCGAGTGAAGCGCAGGAAAAAACAGAATATCCGCTGTCAGCAAAGTATCTGATCTGCGATAGCAAAAATTGTGCAGGGTGTTATGGATGCATGATTGCATGTTCTATTGTCCATGAAGGACAGGCAAATCTTTCACTTGCCAGGATACAGGTTCACAGGTCAGTGCTTGAATCATACCCTGCTGATATCCAGATAAACACATGCAGGCAGTGTCCTGAGCCTTTATGTGTAATTAACTGCCCTACTGGCGCATGTCATATCAGCAAAGAAAATGGCAATGTACGTATGATAAACGCTGATGAGTGTATTGGATGCAAGACCTGCATAAACTCATGCCCAGTTATTCCCCATAGACCCATATGGAATCATGTTACAGGAAAGGCCATTAAGTGTGACCTGTGTACCGATACCCCCTATTACAACAAAAAAGGCGGTATTAATGGCTCACAGGCCTGTGTTGAGGCCTGTGTGGCAAACGCCTTAAAGGTTGTGACTGAACTGCCGGACCAGAAAGATATAAGCGGATATGACCGTAACCTTCAGCCGCCAAGGAAGCCCATGCCGAATTTTATGGGTGCTCCTAAAGCCAAGGCCAAACAAGAGTAA